The genomic window CCGGCGCCCCAAGAGCTCGCGCCTCCGCCGAGCCACTGCGCATGCGTCGTGCGCCGCCGGTTCCCCTACGGAAGCTGGGAAAGCCGGGACTCGGCTCGGGCCGGCGGCAAGATGGCGTCGACGACTGCAAACGGTGCTAGCGGGAGCAGCGGGATGGAGGTGGACGCCGCAGGTAACGGGGTCCGCCTCTCGAGGCCCCTTGGGCACAGAGGCCTAGAGGAGATGGCCCACTCCTTGAGCCGCCTGCCCCACCCccgacagaaggaaaaaataaaaactacctgCGCCCCTTTATGTGGTGAGAGGCGGGAGGCTGGGCTCAGGAGGCGGCCGGACTCGGGCCGCCGGCCCGCTGTGTGTTTGTTGCATGCGTGTGTCGCTTTGTGTGTATCGGCCTCTAGTGCTCCCGAGCGTGATGGCCTCCGGCGTGACCGGCAGCGTGTCCGTGGCCCTGCATCCTCTAGTCATCCTCAACATCTCCGACCATTGGATCCGCATGCGCTCGCAGGAGGGACGGCCGGTGCAGGGTGCGTGCGCCTGCGCAGCAGGGCGTCCTTCCTCCCCCGGGGCCGCTTCCCCGAGCCCGGGTGGGGTGCCGCGCCTCCCCGCCCACCCCCGTTCCTTAAATGCCCTAGCCTGGAAACCCCGGTTTTCTGAAAATGCCGTGGCCTCCTCCAGAGCCAGGCTGGAAACCCGCACTTCGACTCCCTGCTCCTATTGTAATCTGTGAACCCCCACCATTCAACTCTAcatagacttcattttcctcatctgtaaaattagggttTGGGGGCTAATGGATCTCTAAAAGATCCTTCCAGCCATGAATCATTATGAACCCTGGGTCCTCCTAAAGTGATTGATGATGGCTTTTATCTGGTCTTTATTCCTTTCCTAGTGATTGGGGCCCTGATCGGGAAACAGGAGGGACGAAATATTGAGGTGATGAATTCATTTGAGCTGCTGTCCCACACGGTGGAAGAGAAGATCATCATTGACAAAGAATATTACTACACCAAAGAAGAGCAGTGTGAGAAGGAAGGGGCTGCCAGGGTTGGGGAGATAGATGAGGGGGAGGGGCAAGAGacatggggaagggaaagggtgAGACCATAATCCTTAGAAAATCAGATATTAGGTTAAAGACAGGAACCTACCAATTAAAGATAAGTGTAAAAATGATCACTTATATAGAAATCCAGGAGTGGTTAGTATGGCATTGGGGACTTGTTGGGAAAGAGCCTATGCCAGGAAGACTCAGGCAAGAAAagcagaatgaagaaaaagatgcTTCATTctgccccttttccttttctcagttAAGCAGGTATTCAAGGAATTGGAATTTCTAGGTTGGTATACCACAGGGGGTCCACCAGATCCCTCTGACATCCACGTCCATAAGCAGGTAAGAGTCCTAAGACAACTACACAGGAGTTGTTAAGAAGGATGTGGGGCAGATAGAGCTCTAGTGACTTGAAAGACCAGAGTTCTGACTCTAAGGTAACATTCATTTGTAAGGCCTTAGactcatttataaataaattggactaaataatctctaaggttgGCTTCCaactttaatattatataattctgtGGAGAGGGGTGAGGATATAGGATTTCTAGGAAACAGGATAATATGCTATAGAAATGGCACTAGATCATAAGTCTAAAAGCCTAATTTACATATAGCCATTGTCTAGCAAATGGTATTCACTAGATGTTGAAATCCCAACTCTGGgacttttttctcatctgtaaaattgaggggATTAGAATAGGAGAttccaattttcttctctttattccaTGACTCTTATGCTATatagtcacttcccttctctcttcccaggTGTGTGAGATCATTGAGAGCCCTCTGTTTCTGAAGCTAAATCCCATGACCAAGCACACTGATGTGAGTGTTCCAGTCTCCAGGTTGGACCTGTCAGTTGAGTACATCTATTCCTTACTGTCAGTCCTATTTTCTCCTTTGTCTGACTCATTATCTCTCATAACAGCTGCCAGTCAGTGTTTTTGAGTCGGTCATCGACATCATCAATGGAGAGGTAATTTTTTTTGTCCAAGGCTTTTCTTTTTGCCACAACTCATTCCTTTCCCTCTGCCTATACTTTAGTCTCTGCTTGTGATATTCTCCTCCAGCATTCCCTCCTCATTGATAACCTGTTCTCCAGGCAACAATGCTATTTGCTGAATTGACCTACACACTAGCTACAGAGGAAGCTGAGCGGATTGGTGTGGATCATGTAGCTCGAATGACAGCTACAGGTAGTGGAGAGAACTCTACTGGTAAGTGGAGAAACATGATGAGAGTTGTTTACTGTTCTGAGCCTGAAAGGTGAGGACATATGACTTCTGATCCTCTCCTTGTAATAGTGGCGGAGCACCTAATAGCACAGCATAGTGCCATCAAGATGCTGCACAGTCGGGTCAAGCTTATCTTAGAATATGTCAAGGCTTCTGAAGCAGGTAGGACAAAATTCATCTCTTA from Macrotis lagotis isolate mMagLag1 chromosome 2, bilby.v1.9.chrom.fasta, whole genome shotgun sequence includes these protein-coding regions:
- the COPS6 gene encoding COP9 signalosome complex subunit 6, with amino-acid sequence MASTTANGASGSSGMEVDAAVLPSVMASGVTGSVSVALHPLVILNISDHWIRMRSQEGRPVQVIGALIGKQEGRNIEVMNSFELLSHTVEEKIIIDKEYYYTKEEQFKQVFKELEFLGWYTTGGPPDPSDIHVHKQVCEIIESPLFLKLNPMTKHTDLPVSVFESVIDIINGEATMLFAELTYTLATEEAERIGVDHVARMTATGSGENSTVAEHLIAQHSAIKMLHSRVKLILEYVKASEAGEVPFNHEILREAYALCHCLPVLSTDKFKTDFYDQCNDVGLMAYLGTITKTCNTMNQFVNKFNVLYDRQGIGRRMRGLFF